A single genomic interval of Saccharothrix saharensis harbors:
- a CDS encoding NADP-dependent oxidoreductase, translated as MKAVVLNRFGGPEELRLDQVDRPEPGPGQVRLRVRAVGVNPFDAKVREGAMESVFTTPLPTILGIEVAGEVDAVGPDVTGLSIGDEVLGWSDTGAYAEHALATTVARKPAGLSWEHAVTLPVAVETTDRALRLLGVKAGETLLVNGAAGGVGTMAVQLGVLAGLRVVGTAGPANQEHVAALGATPTTYGDGLVERVRAVAPDGVDAVFDVAGKGVLPAAIELRGGTDRIVTIADAPAAAELGVVFTGGPQERSAERLAELAELAAKGELLTTVAATFPLTEVAEAHRLVAGGHGRGKVVLTA; from the coding sequence GTGAAAGCCGTTGTGCTCAACCGCTTCGGCGGCCCGGAAGAGCTGCGCCTGGACCAGGTCGACCGGCCCGAGCCCGGTCCCGGCCAGGTGCGCCTGCGGGTGCGGGCGGTCGGCGTGAACCCGTTCGACGCGAAGGTGCGCGAAGGCGCCATGGAGTCCGTCTTCACCACGCCGCTGCCCACGATCCTCGGCATCGAGGTCGCGGGCGAGGTCGACGCGGTCGGCCCGGACGTCACCGGGCTGTCGATCGGCGACGAGGTCCTCGGCTGGTCCGACACCGGCGCGTACGCCGAGCACGCGTTGGCCACCACGGTCGCGCGCAAGCCCGCGGGGCTGTCGTGGGAGCACGCCGTGACGCTGCCCGTGGCCGTCGAGACCACCGACCGGGCGCTGCGCCTGCTGGGCGTCAAGGCGGGCGAGACGCTGCTGGTCAACGGCGCGGCGGGCGGTGTGGGCACGATGGCCGTGCAGCTCGGCGTGCTGGCCGGGCTGCGGGTCGTCGGCACCGCCGGACCGGCCAACCAGGAGCACGTCGCCGCCCTCGGCGCCACGCCGACGACGTACGGTGACGGCCTGGTCGAGCGGGTGCGCGCGGTGGCGCCGGACGGGGTCGACGCGGTGTTCGACGTGGCGGGCAAGGGCGTGCTGCCGGCCGCGATCGAGCTGCGCGGCGGCACGGACCGCATCGTCACGATCGCCGACGCCCCGGCCGCCGCCGAGCTGGGCGTGGTGTTCACCGGCGGCCCGCAGGAGCGGTCGGCCGAACGCCTGGCCGAGCTGGCGGAGCTGGCCGCGAAGGGCGAGCTGCTGACCACCGTGGCCGCGACGTTCCCACTGACCGAGGTCGCCGAGGCGCACCGCCTGGTCGCCGGGGGCCACGGGCGCGGCAAGGTCGTGCTGACCGCATGA
- a CDS encoding NUDIX domain-containing protein gives MDEGTNIVMVNPAGEVLLYLRDDKPTIKFPNTWCLPGGYLEPGEQPHECIRREIEEEMGVVLDLGAVHPLVSLERSYGTEHTFWTEVDLDLDRVVLTEGQRLKWFTEAEAATHALGYEDNAILAEFFDRRERGELVRPAGPGGVSR, from the coding sequence ATGGACGAGGGCACCAACATCGTGATGGTCAACCCGGCGGGGGAGGTGCTGCTGTACCTCCGTGACGACAAGCCCACCATCAAGTTCCCGAACACGTGGTGCCTGCCGGGCGGCTACCTCGAACCGGGCGAACAGCCGCACGAGTGCATCAGGCGCGAGATCGAGGAGGAGATGGGCGTGGTGCTCGACCTGGGCGCCGTGCACCCGCTGGTCTCGCTGGAGCGCTCCTACGGCACCGAGCACACGTTCTGGACCGAGGTGGACCTCGACCTCGACCGAGTGGTGCTCACCGAGGGGCAGCGCCTGAAGTGGTTCACCGAAGCGGAAGCCGCCACTCACGCGCTGGGCTACGAGGACAACGCGATCCTGGCGGAGTTCTTCGACCGCAGGGAACGCGGCGAGCTGGTCCGGCCCGCCGGTCCGGGCGGGGTGTCGCGCTGA
- a CDS encoding MFS transporter: protein MSATPRRSRLKVAVYAVFFLVGWNLVLLPSLVRSLLTDFGRGDADFGLLLLVGALLYTLGAVTSGYLVDRFGRPVVLGSALVAYPVSLALMVVCQDWTLLVIAAAPSYWATGILEGGINGLFLDLHRDERGRAMNRLHLYVALGAFSGPLVVGGFSLLDVGWRPILIGTAVVGAGIAAVMLTGSMPSGKGGDSAASTDRAARGLRIAGSLIPFGGLAIAINLYVAAELAVSNWVVRLLDTETVAEATLVLAVYWAGLAIGRLGADWFVERMSYYTFTYLCVIASGVFLLGALAVTGTVARIVLFGLVGVCYGPIYPMIMALGGVLFPDRVNRMSGVLSAAGVSGSVLYPPLMGLVAEAVGLRVGMLGAVLLCVPIVSSVVVVQRRARHLPAERGQNPM, encoded by the coding sequence ATGAGCGCGACACCGCGTCGGAGCAGGCTCAAGGTCGCGGTGTACGCGGTCTTCTTCCTGGTGGGGTGGAACCTCGTCCTCCTGCCGTCGCTGGTCCGGTCGCTGTTGACCGACTTCGGCCGCGGCGACGCGGATTTCGGGCTCCTGCTCCTGGTCGGCGCCCTGCTCTACACGCTCGGCGCGGTCACCAGCGGCTACCTGGTCGACCGGTTCGGCAGGCCGGTCGTGCTGGGTTCCGCGCTGGTCGCCTACCCGGTGAGCCTCGCGCTCATGGTTGTGTGCCAGGACTGGACGTTGCTCGTGATCGCCGCCGCGCCGAGCTACTGGGCCACCGGCATCCTGGAAGGCGGTATCAACGGCCTCTTCCTGGACCTGCACCGCGACGAGCGCGGCAGGGCGATGAACCGACTGCACCTGTACGTGGCGCTGGGCGCGTTCTCCGGCCCGCTGGTCGTGGGCGGGTTCTCCTTGCTGGACGTCGGGTGGCGCCCGATCCTCATCGGCACGGCGGTGGTCGGCGCGGGCATCGCCGCGGTCATGCTCACCGGGTCGATGCCGTCGGGCAAGGGCGGTGACAGCGCCGCTTCCACCGACCGCGCGGCGCGCGGGTTGCGCATCGCGGGCAGCCTGATCCCGTTCGGGGGTCTGGCCATCGCCATCAACCTGTACGTCGCCGCGGAGCTCGCGGTGTCGAACTGGGTGGTGCGGCTGCTGGACACCGAAACGGTGGCCGAGGCGACGCTCGTGCTGGCGGTGTACTGGGCGGGGTTGGCGATCGGCAGGCTCGGCGCGGACTGGTTCGTCGAGCGGATGAGCTACTACACCTTCACCTACCTGTGCGTGATCGCCTCGGGCGTGTTCCTGCTGGGCGCGCTCGCGGTCACCGGGACGGTCGCGCGAATCGTGCTGTTCGGCCTGGTCGGTGTGTGCTACGGCCCGATCTACCCGATGATCATGGCGCTCGGTGGTGTCCTGTTCCCGGACCGGGTGAACCGGATGAGCGGCGTGCTGTCGGCTGCGGGCGTCTCCGGCTCGGTCCTGTACCCGCCGCTGATGGGCCTGGTCGCGGAGGCAGTGGGGCTGCGCGTCGGGATGCTCGGCGCGGTGCTGCTCTGCGTGCCGATCGTGTCGAGCGTGGTGGTGGTCCAGCGCCGTGCTCGACACCTGCCCGCGGAGCGCGGGCAGAACCCGATGTGA
- a CDS encoding WD40 repeat domain-containing protein → MEGRSRPTPVARLHHRRLVNASAWNPRDPEILATASADKTVAVWRIGADGAVGTISTLARHTDDINSVAWLPDGERLICVSEDGRATMWDGLTGRFLASVASHAAHCMMVSANSKGQVATVGEDGMVAVFSPDDDTRRATKLYESSVEGCEWSPDGDTLAVARDDGHVDLLTAALDVVVSAEVSSSAVRSVAWIDDETFVAGAYDGALHFIDRSGAVIGRHSDDRAWPRSVGAARGVVAVGSFWSTPHLLDARTREPAHPPSEPTHGPNAIAVHGQDVFVGCDSGLVVRLPVAVIRRGDDVDPGAVEVLSTGGSPVLSLAYRDTGLFAGTYSGEVLHFADGDSRRIGVGAPVPSLVAHGSGVLAGTYNGELVHVGGGPHLVELSRVEGHGGSVKSLATFADGDIVSGATDRTVAIGDHERRGPLWEHGNLVNSVATLDHWVASASRDHTVKAGRVTRDPRGQWVASDIRTFLGPDESVKAVALIGDPAAPVVLGGSYDFKVYAWHVAAHGAAEDRLSGRVVFDFDQAVSCMARVDERRALVAGWDGRLVLVEASPDGRVAVVGELSLPKLIVASTRGAAVRS, encoded by the coding sequence GTGGAGGGGCGAAGCCGGCCGACGCCGGTGGCCAGGCTCCACCACCGCAGACTGGTCAACGCCTCGGCGTGGAACCCGCGCGACCCGGAGATCCTCGCGACCGCCTCGGCCGACAAGACGGTCGCCGTCTGGCGGATCGGCGCGGACGGCGCGGTGGGGACGATCTCGACGCTCGCCCGGCACACCGACGACATCAACTCGGTGGCGTGGCTGCCCGACGGTGAGCGGCTCATCTGCGTCTCCGAGGACGGCCGGGCGACGATGTGGGACGGCCTCACCGGGCGCTTCCTGGCCTCGGTGGCGTCGCACGCGGCGCACTGCATGATGGTGTCGGCGAACTCGAAGGGGCAGGTGGCCACCGTCGGCGAGGACGGCATGGTGGCCGTCTTCTCGCCTGACGACGACACGCGGCGCGCGACGAAGCTCTACGAGTCGTCGGTGGAGGGGTGCGAGTGGTCACCCGACGGCGACACCCTGGCCGTCGCCCGGGATGACGGGCACGTCGACCTGTTGACGGCCGCGCTGGACGTCGTTGTGTCGGCGGAGGTGTCCAGCTCCGCGGTGCGCAGCGTCGCGTGGATCGACGACGAGACCTTCGTCGCCGGCGCCTACGACGGCGCACTGCACTTCATCGACCGATCCGGCGCCGTTATCGGCAGGCACTCGGACGACCGGGCATGGCCGCGCTCGGTCGGGGCGGCCCGCGGTGTCGTCGCGGTCGGCAGCTTCTGGTCCACGCCACACCTGCTCGACGCGCGGACCCGCGAGCCGGCGCACCCGCCCTCCGAGCCGACGCACGGCCCGAACGCGATCGCGGTGCACGGCCAGGACGTGTTCGTCGGATGCGACTCCGGGCTCGTGGTGCGGTTGCCGGTGGCCGTGATCCGCCGAGGGGACGACGTCGACCCCGGTGCGGTCGAAGTCCTCTCGACCGGCGGCAGCCCGGTGCTCTCCCTGGCGTACCGCGACACCGGCCTGTTCGCCGGCACCTACTCGGGAGAAGTGCTCCACTTCGCCGACGGCGACTCGCGGCGGATCGGCGTCGGGGCTCCCGTCCCCTCGCTCGTGGCCCACGGCTCCGGTGTCCTGGCGGGCACCTACAACGGTGAGCTGGTCCACGTCGGCGGCGGGCCGCACCTGGTCGAGCTGTCGAGGGTGGAGGGCCACGGCGGGTCGGTCAAGTCCCTGGCGACCTTCGCCGACGGCGACATCGTCTCCGGGGCGACCGACCGGACCGTGGCGATCGGGGACCACGAGCGGCGCGGACCGCTGTGGGAGCACGGCAACCTGGTCAACTCGGTGGCGACGCTGGACCACTGGGTCGCCAGCGCGTCCCGCGACCACACCGTCAAGGCCGGCCGGGTGACCCGCGACCCGCGGGGGCAGTGGGTCGCCTCCGACATCCGCACGTTCCTCGGACCCGACGAGTCCGTCAAGGCCGTCGCACTGATCGGCGACCCGGCCGCACCGGTGGTGCTCGGCGGTTCCTACGACTTCAAGGTCTACGCCTGGCACGTGGCCGCCCACGGCGCCGCGGAGGACCGGCTGTCCGGTCGGGTGGTGTTCGACTTCGACCAGGCGGTCTCGTGCATGGCTCGCGTGGACGAGCGGCGAGCCCTCGTGGCCGGGTGGGATGGCCGCCTCGTCCTGGTCGAGGCCTCGCCGGACGGTCGGGTCGCGGTGGTCGGGGAGCTCTCGCTGCCAAAGCTGATCGTCGCGTCGACCCGCGGTGCGGCGGTGCGGTCGTGA
- a CDS encoding helix-turn-helix domain-containing protein: MGGEPGTDLSERLRGLKERSGRSYQDLARRVGVSGSALHRYCTGESLPADFGVVERFARACRATREEVAQLRRLWLVLELRRSEAKAPSTSSVAPVSASASATDGPEPVEPVVRRRVVWWKAAAVVAVALVVGLVAVLVDSRRQVAPATVPLLLSDRCPDVLRIGQSGECVHELQTLLREIGGVLAIDDNFGPRTRMRTIGFQVLSGLPATGEADEATKSALYAKKAELRSWPAERVEERIREVFPEEPDRAVAVARCASGVDPLWVLANVDGTDNWGVFQLSDRLLRQYSATPRDALDPERNIALARRTWERTRDFSAWPHCGAVAPESGAG, from the coding sequence ATGGGCGGTGAACCCGGCACCGACCTGTCCGAGCGGCTCAGGGGATTGAAGGAGCGGTCCGGACGCAGCTACCAGGATCTGGCACGGCGGGTGGGGGTCAGCGGGTCCGCGCTGCACCGGTACTGCACGGGGGAGTCGCTGCCGGCGGACTTCGGGGTGGTGGAGCGCTTCGCCCGCGCGTGTCGGGCGACTCGCGAAGAGGTGGCGCAGTTGCGCCGGCTGTGGCTGGTCCTCGAGCTGCGCCGCAGCGAGGCCAAAGCGCCGAGCACCTCGTCCGTCGCGCCCGTGAGCGCGTCCGCGTCCGCCACGGACGGCCCGGAGCCCGTCGAGCCGGTGGTGCGACGGCGGGTGGTGTGGTGGAAGGCCGCCGCGGTCGTCGCGGTGGCGCTGGTGGTCGGGCTCGTGGCGGTGCTCGTCGACTCGCGGCGGCAGGTCGCGCCTGCCACCGTGCCGCTGCTGCTGTCCGATCGCTGTCCCGACGTGCTGCGGATCGGCCAGAGCGGCGAGTGCGTCCACGAGCTGCAGACGCTCCTGCGCGAGATCGGCGGCGTCCTGGCGATCGACGACAACTTCGGCCCGCGCACGCGGATGCGCACCATCGGCTTCCAGGTGCTGAGCGGGCTGCCCGCCACGGGCGAGGCGGACGAAGCCACCAAGAGCGCCCTGTACGCCAAGAAGGCCGAGCTGCGCAGCTGGCCCGCCGAACGGGTCGAGGAGCGCATCCGCGAGGTGTTCCCCGAGGAGCCCGACCGCGCGGTGGCCGTGGCCCGGTGCGCCTCGGGGGTGGACCCGCTGTGGGTGCTGGCCAACGTCGACGGCACCGACAACTGGGGAGTGTTCCAGCTGTCCGACCGTCTGCTGCGGCAGTACTCCGCGACACCGCGGGACGCGCTGGACCCCGAGCGCAACATCGCCCTGGCCCGCCGCACCTGGGAACGCACCCGCGACTTCTCGGCCTGGCCGCACTGCGGCGCGGTGGCACCCGAGTCGGGCGCGGGCTGA
- a CDS encoding inositol monophosphatase family protein — protein MGATEFVDEVLREAGRLLLDLQEGSASSATRKRGADLVTAADRCSEALILRALRGRYPRDAVLAEESGALSGDPDRVWVVDPLDGTGNYVRGLRPWGVTMALVVRGAVVVGGFHDPLAGTTVLAERGGGAWMDGQRLVTGGGPTPVAVPTVGLSASAPPLRDEARALLNAMWDHGAELRMSGCGAAALASVARGRLSAFVEIDGGPWDYAAGALAVREAGGRATTLTGGEVDHTSTTVLAAGDAALHAELAGLVGEVRGNG, from the coding sequence ATGGGTGCGACCGAGTTCGTCGACGAGGTGCTGCGCGAAGCGGGCCGGCTGCTGCTGGACCTGCAGGAGGGCAGCGCTTCGTCGGCGACTCGCAAGCGGGGCGCCGACCTGGTCACCGCCGCGGACCGGTGTTCCGAGGCGCTGATCCTCCGCGCGTTGCGCGGCCGGTACCCGCGTGACGCGGTCCTCGCCGAGGAGTCCGGCGCGCTCTCCGGCGACCCGGACCGCGTCTGGGTGGTGGACCCCTTGGACGGCACGGGAAACTACGTGCGCGGCTTGCGGCCTTGGGGGGTGACGATGGCGCTGGTGGTACGCGGTGCGGTGGTCGTCGGCGGCTTCCACGACCCCCTGGCGGGCACCACGGTCCTCGCTGAACGCGGCGGCGGCGCGTGGATGGACGGGCAACGGCTCGTGACGGGCGGCGGCCCCACGCCGGTGGCGGTGCCGACGGTCGGGCTCAGCGCGTCCGCGCCGCCCCTGCGCGACGAAGCGCGCGCGCTGCTGAACGCGATGTGGGACCACGGAGCCGAACTGCGCATGTCGGGGTGTGGCGCGGCGGCCCTCGCGTCGGTCGCACGCGGCCGGCTGTCCGCGTTCGTGGAGATCGACGGCGGACCGTGGGACTACGCGGCCGGTGCGCTGGCGGTCCGGGAGGCGGGCGGGCGTGCCACGACGCTGACCGGTGGCGAGGTCGACCACACGAGCACCACGGTCCTGGCGGCGGGGGACGCGGCCCTGCACGCGGAGCTGGCCGGCCTCGTCGGCGAGGTGCGGGGAAACGGATGA
- a CDS encoding GTP cyclohydrolase II, with protein sequence MTAARRVTVRSRVPVPLARLSNRSTELISFRELRDGAEHLALLVDPHPGVPLVRLHSECLTGDVFGSLRCDCGPQLDEALDRLRFEGGVLLYLRQEGRGIGLYNKLDAYLIQDEHIDTFTANELLGRRADERRYDVAADMLEALGIRRIRLLTNNPDKIEQLRHAGIDVVAVEPTGAYVNPHNEEYLGAKRAIAGHQIDTVRSPQRQPPHV encoded by the coding sequence GTGACCGCCGCCCGCCGGGTGACCGTCCGCAGCCGCGTCCCCGTGCCGCTGGCCCGGTTGAGCAACCGGTCCACCGAGCTGATCAGCTTCCGGGAGCTCCGCGACGGCGCCGAGCACCTGGCGCTGCTGGTCGACCCCCACCCCGGGGTGCCGCTGGTCCGGCTGCACAGCGAGTGCCTGACCGGCGACGTCTTCGGCTCGCTGCGCTGCGACTGCGGACCGCAGCTGGACGAAGCCCTCGATCGGCTCCGGTTCGAAGGTGGCGTGCTGCTCTACCTGCGTCAGGAGGGGCGCGGGATCGGCCTGTACAACAAGCTCGACGCCTACCTGATCCAGGACGAGCACATCGACACCTTCACGGCGAACGAGCTCCTCGGCCGTCGTGCCGACGAACGCAGGTACGACGTCGCCGCGGACATGCTGGAGGCGCTCGGCATACGCCGGATCCGACTGCTGACCAACAACCCGGACAAGATCGAGCAGCTGCGTCACGCCGGGATCGACGTGGTGGCCGTCGAGCCGACCGGCGCCTACGTCAACCCGCACAACGAGGAGTACCTCGGTGCGAAGCGCGCTATCGCCGGACACCAGATCGACACGGTGCGATCGCCGCAACGGCAGCCGCCACACGTGTGA
- a CDS encoding peptidoglycan-binding domain-containing protein, producing MSGTRALLIALVVTAAGVTGFTAPAAADARMSYYCNDEGMWSPVAWIPIHRSATVWSADCHMGVGANSNAVRALQRTLQYCYRIALTIDGDFGGNTRKALMRAQAVEGIPADGEYGPQTRRAIKHYPVKTSGDCNRVP from the coding sequence GTGTCCGGAACACGCGCCTTGTTGATCGCCCTCGTCGTCACCGCGGCAGGCGTCACCGGGTTCACCGCACCCGCCGCGGCGGACGCGCGGATGTCCTACTACTGCAACGACGAGGGCATGTGGTCCCCCGTCGCGTGGATCCCGATCCACCGCTCGGCCACGGTGTGGAGCGCCGACTGCCACATGGGCGTCGGGGCCAACAGCAACGCCGTGCGCGCGCTCCAGCGAACCCTCCAGTACTGCTACCGGATCGCCCTGACGATCGACGGCGACTTCGGCGGCAACACCCGGAAGGCGCTGATGAGGGCGCAGGCGGTCGAGGGCATCCCCGCCGACGGCGAATACGGTCCGCAGACCCGCAGGGCGATCAAGCACTACCCGGTCAAGACGAGCGGGGACTGCAACCGCGTGCCGTGA
- a CDS encoding bifunctional SDR family oxidoreductase/aminotransferase class I/II-fold pyridoxal phosphate-dependent enzyme: MVTGAGGYLGSVLLPVLLKAGHEVVAVDKFYFGDHPLNGVIGAPGVEIRRCDVRDVAAADLVGVDTVISLAAISNDPAGDLAPDWTVQVNQDATIRLAELAVEEGVSRFVFASSCSVYGAGGDSLLDESARQRPLTVYASTKQATEQALNALASDKFRVISLRMATLFGVSPRMRLDLVVNRMVSHAVSGRPIQVHGGGQWRPLLHVRDAAAAYLRCVDLPLEDLPLGDAFNVVGENVTVGGLAERVAKQLGGVPLEIREGGPDQRSYRVSQEKFAKLTGFLPATTVERGVEELHRALSAEAVATDDPRYSTVASLKAVVAKPAREGGEQVRRAFLPFALPLIGREEEQEVLDTLRSGWLTTGPKTKRFEAQCAEYLGVRHAIAMNSCTGALHVGLAALGIGPGDEVVTTPVSWPATANVVLHLGATPVFVDVEADTLNIDPDLVEQAITSRTKAILPVHMAGQTCDMDALLAIAERHGLPVVEDAAHAMGATHGDRKVGGLGTAAAFSFYPTKNMTTGEGGLLVTDDDAVAERARVLSLHGISKDAWKRYSPDASLHWELIEPGYKYNMTDVQASLGLHQLRKLDAFREVRARYAARYDEAIADLAALRPLARRGFGTHSHHLYVVALDLDLMTVTRDEFMIALREEGIGTGVHFRSMHLQPYYRDNLGMGPEELPVAADVSERILSLPLYPKMTGQDVEDVVRAVRKVALAYTRTT, from the coding sequence ATGGTCACCGGTGCCGGTGGTTACCTCGGCTCGGTGTTGCTACCCGTGTTGTTGAAGGCCGGCCACGAGGTGGTGGCGGTCGACAAGTTCTACTTCGGCGATCACCCGCTGAACGGGGTGATCGGCGCACCCGGTGTGGAGATCAGGCGGTGCGACGTCCGCGACGTCGCCGCGGCGGACCTCGTGGGCGTGGACACGGTCATCTCGCTCGCCGCGATCAGCAACGACCCGGCGGGTGACCTGGCGCCGGACTGGACGGTGCAGGTCAACCAGGACGCCACCATCCGGCTGGCCGAACTCGCCGTCGAGGAGGGCGTGAGCAGGTTCGTGTTCGCCTCGTCGTGCAGCGTGTACGGCGCGGGCGGTGACAGCCTGCTGGACGAGTCGGCGCGGCAGCGACCGCTCACGGTCTACGCGTCGACGAAGCAGGCGACCGAGCAGGCGTTGAACGCGCTCGCCTCGGACAAGTTCCGGGTCATCTCACTGCGCATGGCGACGCTGTTCGGCGTCTCACCGAGGATGCGCCTGGACCTCGTGGTGAACCGGATGGTCTCCCACGCGGTCTCGGGCAGGCCCATCCAGGTGCACGGCGGTGGTCAGTGGCGGCCGCTGCTGCACGTGCGCGACGCCGCGGCGGCGTACCTGCGGTGCGTGGACCTGCCGCTGGAGGACCTCCCGCTGGGTGACGCGTTCAACGTGGTGGGCGAGAACGTGACCGTGGGAGGTCTCGCCGAACGGGTCGCGAAGCAGCTCGGCGGCGTGCCGCTGGAGATCCGGGAAGGCGGTCCGGACCAGCGCAGCTACCGGGTGAGCCAGGAGAAGTTCGCGAAGCTCACCGGGTTCCTGCCCGCGACGACCGTCGAGCGGGGCGTCGAGGAACTGCACCGGGCGCTGAGCGCCGAAGCCGTCGCCACGGACGACCCCCGGTACTCCACGGTGGCCTCGCTGAAGGCCGTGGTGGCGAAACCGGCGCGCGAGGGCGGCGAGCAGGTGCGCCGTGCGTTCCTGCCGTTCGCCCTGCCCCTGATAGGACGCGAGGAGGAGCAGGAGGTCCTGGACACGCTGCGGTCCGGGTGGCTCACCACCGGTCCGAAGACGAAGCGGTTCGAGGCGCAGTGCGCCGAATACCTGGGCGTGCGGCACGCGATCGCGATGAACTCCTGCACCGGCGCGCTCCACGTCGGTCTCGCCGCGCTGGGCATCGGCCCCGGCGACGAGGTCGTCACCACGCCGGTGTCGTGGCCGGCGACGGCCAACGTGGTGCTGCACCTGGGTGCCACACCGGTCTTCGTCGACGTCGAAGCGGACACGTTGAACATCGACCCGGACCTGGTCGAGCAGGCGATCACGTCCCGGACCAAGGCGATCCTGCCCGTGCACATGGCGGGTCAGACCTGCGACATGGACGCGTTGCTCGCCATCGCCGAGCGGCACGGCCTGCCGGTGGTCGAGGACGCCGCGCACGCCATGGGCGCCACGCACGGGGACCGCAAGGTCGGCGGACTGGGCACCGCGGCGGCGTTCAGCTTCTACCCGACGAAGAACATGACGACCGGCGAAGGCGGGTTGTTGGTCACCGACGACGACGCGGTGGCGGAGCGGGCCAGGGTCCTGAGCCTGCACGGCATCTCGAAGGACGCCTGGAAGCGCTACTCGCCCGACGCCTCGCTGCACTGGGAGCTGATCGAGCCCGGCTACAAGTACAACATGACCGACGTGCAGGCCTCGCTCGGCCTGCACCAACTCCGGAAGCTCGACGCGTTCCGCGAGGTGCGGGCCCGGTACGCGGCCCGGTACGACGAGGCGATCGCCGACCTCGCCGCACTGCGCCCCCTGGCGCGCCGCGGGTTCGGTACGCACTCGCACCACTTGTACGTCGTGGCGCTGGACCTCGACCTGATGACGGTGACCCGCGACGAGTTCATGATCGCCCTGCGCGAGGAGGGCATCGGCACCGGCGTGCACTTCAGGTCGATGCACCTGCAACCGTACTACCGCGACAACCTCGGCATGGGACCCGAGGAGCTGCCGGTCGCGGCGGACGTCTCCGAGCGGATCCTGTCATTGCCGTTGTACCCGAAGATGACCGGGCAGGACGTCGAGGACGTCGTCCGCGCGGTGCGCAAGGTCGCACTCGCGTACACCAGAACCACCTGA
- a CDS encoding MarR family winged helix-turn-helix transcriptional regulator: MDQPSTADAGRLSYAIFTLARAHRGFAAALLRDLDLHPGQELLLMRLLDRDGQTQSELLGRVGLDHSTVSKSLRRMQEAGLLTREPSERDRRVLHVWLTDKGRAMREPLTDLWATLERACTAGLTAAEIDAFTRLAGAVEHAIARRASAEETS, from the coding sequence GTGGATCAGCCGAGCACCGCCGACGCGGGCAGGCTGAGCTACGCGATCTTCACCCTGGCCCGGGCGCACCGCGGGTTCGCCGCCGCGCTGCTGCGCGACCTGGACCTGCACCCCGGCCAGGAGCTGCTGCTGATGCGGCTGCTCGACCGCGACGGGCAGACCCAGTCCGAACTGCTCGGCCGCGTCGGGCTGGACCACTCGACGGTGTCGAAGTCGTTGCGGCGCATGCAGGAGGCCGGGCTGCTGACCCGGGAGCCCAGCGAGCGCGACCGGCGGGTGCTGCACGTGTGGCTCACCGACAAGGGCCGGGCGATGCGGGAACCGCTGACCGACCTGTGGGCCACGCTCGAACGCGCCTGCACCGCCGGCCTGACCGCGGCCGAGATCGACGCCTTCACCCGGCTCGCCGGCGCGGTCGAACACGCGATCGCCCGTCGGGCATCCGCTGAGGAGACATCGTGA